Proteins encoded together in one Anopheles darlingi chromosome 3, idAnoDarlMG_H_01, whole genome shotgun sequence window:
- the LOC125955675 gene encoding hepatocyte nuclear factor 3-beta-like: MLPYSSYAAAIQQIQSLNHELALFNHPSVAAAAAAAGGRYHLPHGTDHSVSTLGSSYFGLNNWSLPFSFLKSVHRPEKPPFSYIALIAMAISSAPNQRLTLSGIYKYIMDNFPYYRENRQGWQNSIRHNLSLNDCFIKVPRDKAPTSPKGQDSAEDGGGGAGGGASGGKGSYWMLDPSANDMFEQGNYRRRRTRRQRNAKMILNGHFQGSPFAFAYPPPVAGGLVPGGIPAVDFMRPSVAHQLQQSIGPASSGGGGGADGTDFHHLIVRNDLHQEQHQQQQQQQPPGMTGCSAMLLSGAAAAGYYTTAYGHGAPVGALSVPSLATDPGCDYTGTERRDEAVLRDSPAYGDAFVKRERNVKVSRNFGFEDEEEEENSENAEDEEDRTSEHSCGGRTKRKSAQTGMRTHCSPNTSPLDAFLLSELNGLRVKSCQSMAAYCLLETAGSNELSCGAFGGAHGDSFGKVEHEESTTVATAPAVTEYSTSTNARPAMHSTIQQHAGD; encoded by the exons ATGTTACCGTACAGTTCCTACGCGGCGGCTATTCAGCAAATTCAAAGCCTAAACCATGAGCTAGCATTGTTTAATCatccgtcggtggcggcggcggcggcggcggcaggtGGTCGTTATCATCTGCCACACGGAACGGATCATAGTGTCAGCACACTCGGCAGTTCGTACTTTGGGCTCAACAATTGGTCGTTACCGTTTTCGTTCCTCAAATCGGTCCACCGTCCCgagaagccaccattttcgtaCATTGCCCTGATCGCGATGGCCATCAGCAGTGCACCGAACCAGCGGCTCACCCTCAGTGGCATCTACAAGTACATAATGGATAA CTTTCCGTATTATCGTGAGAACCGCCAGGGATGGCAAAATTCCATCCGCCACAATCTGTCGTTGAACGATTGTTTCATCAAAGTGCCCCGTGACAAGGCTCCCACTAGCCCCAAAGGCCAGGACAGTgctgaagatggtggtggtggtgctggtggtggtgccagtggTGGCAAGGGCAGCTACTGGATGCTCGATCCGTCGGCCAACGATATGTTCGAGCAGGGCAACTATCGCCGACGGAGGACTCGGCGTCAGCGTAACGCCAAGATGATTCTGAATGGCCACTTCCAG GGTTCACCGTTTGCCTTTGCCtacccaccaccggtggccggtggtctcGTTCCCGGGGGAATCCCGGCCGTTGACTTCATGAGACCATCCGTCGCCCATCAGCTCCAGCAATCCATTGGTCCCGCtagtagcggtggtggtggtggtgccgatggcaCCGATTTCCATCATCTGATAGTGCGTAACGATttgcatcaggagcagcaccagcagcagcagcaacaacagccgccAGGAATGACGGGATGTTCGGCGATGTTATTAtcaggagctgctgctgccggctacTATACGACCGCCTACGGTCACGGAGCACCAGTAGGTGCGTTGAGTGTGCCTTCATTAGCCACGGATCCTGGCTGCGATTACACGGGAACGGAACGACGGGACGAGGCGGTACTACGTGATTCACCTGCGTATGGTGATGCGTTCGTAAAACGCGAGCGAAATGTCAAAGTTTCCCGAAACTTTGGCTTcgaagatgaggaagaggaagagaattcAGAGAATGCAGAGGATGAAGAGGACCGGACTTCCGAACACAGTTGCGGTGGCCGCACGAAGCGAAAAAGTGCGCAAACTGGAATGAGAACGCACTGTTCACCGAACACGAGTCCTTTGGATGCGTTCTTGTTGAGCGAACTGAATGGGCTGCGTGTCAAAAGCTGCCAATCGATGGCTGCGTACTGTCTGCTGGAGACGGCAGGTTCGAACGAGCTTTCTTGTGGAGCTTTCGGTGGTGCTCATGGGGATTCGTTTGGCAAGGTGGAGCATGAAGAGAGCACAACGGTGGCCACTGCACCTGCCGTGACCGAGTACTCGACCTCGACGAACGCTAGACCGGCGATG CATTCAACCATACAGCAACATGCCGGCGATTAA
- the LOC125956746 gene encoding F-box only protein 9: protein MDSSTDAGKEDDDESSSASSSSVSESTPQRTELDEFREKWQQELKKEQPPKQVAKASKPTACTVRNAAIGSGNNKENVSVEQQARSLFLQGTELERSGKVFEAMRLYRRATQLVPDIEFKVFEKKPKQPLAADATDDDGNSTMDGLAERMVEANIDEEEEDLENVDLVLRFQTLMGRSGKLFERAASDRMLIVTAAHLSDLPMELILYILRWVVSNELDMKSLERFASVCRGFFLLARDPEIWRHACMRVWGVNMGVLKGTPFSSWREMYINRPRVHFHGCYISRASYLRSGENSFQDQFYRPIQLVEYYRYVRFFADGQVLMLTTADEPQQCVAKLKQRWPAQNEILRGHYRLLNDEVIIAIQRNRPPVQRAGRKGRDPEPEYGQQTFFVELRIVSTSKRPFSQLHWKQYSMVQVRNDQEKTTQFELVPSKYPPLYFSRVKNYHQESEGPLK, encoded by the exons ATGGATTCGTCGACCGATGCCGGaaaggaggacgatgacgagagTTCCTCGgcgtcctcctcttccgtgTCGGAGTCCACCCCGCAGCGCACCGAGTTGGACGAGTTTCGGGAAAAGTGGCAGCAAGAATTGAAGAAAGAGCAGCCACCCAAGCAGGTGGCCAAAGCATCCAAACCAACTGCTTGCACCGTTCGGAACGCGGCTATCGGATCGGGGAACAATAAGGAAAACGTGTCAGTTGAACAGCAGGCGCGCTCCCTGTTCCTGCAGGGTACGGAACTCGAGCGAAGCGGCAAAGTGTTCGAAGCTATGAGGCTCTATCGACGGGCCACGCAGCTCGTGCCGGACATCGAGTTTAAGGTGTTTGAAAAGAAACCTAAGCAACCGCTAGCGGCTGATGCaactgatgacgatggcaacaGCACGATGGACGGGCTCGCGGAGCGCATGGTCGAAGCAAAcatcgacgaagaagaggaagatctAGAGAACGTGGATCTAGTACTCCGGTTTCAGACGCTCATGGGACGATCGGGCAAACTGTTTGAACGAGCCGCCAGCGACCGGATGCTGATCGTGACGGCGGCCCATCTTTCCGATCTACCGATGGAGCTCATACTATACATCCTGCGATGGGTCGTGTCCAACGAACTGGATATGAAATCTCTCGAACGATTCGCTTCCGTCTGCCGTGGCTTTTTCCTGCTGGCACGAGATCCGGAAATCTGGCGTCATGCGTGCATGAG AGTTTGGGGTGTTAATATGGGCGTGTTGAAAGGCACACCATTTAGCTCTTGGCGCGAGATGTACATCAATCGGCCACGGGTACACTTTCACGGGTGTTACATTAGCCGGGCAAGCTATCTGCGGTCCGGCGAGAACAGCTTCCAGGATCAATTCTACCGTCCTATCCAGCTGGTCGAGTACTACCGATACGTGCGCTTCTTCGCCGATGGCCAGGTGTTGATGCTGACGACCGCCGATGAGCCACAGCAATGTGTCGCCAAGCTGAAGCAACGTTGGCCAGCACAAAATGAAATCCTTCGAGGACACTATCG ATTGTTAAATGATGAAGTGATCATTGCTATTCAGCGAAACCGTCCGCCCGTACAACGCGCAGGACGGAAGGGCCGTGATCCTGAACCGGAGTACGGCCAGCAGACGTTCTTCGTGGAGCTACGCATCGTAAGCACGAGCAAGCGACCGTTCAGTCAGCTGCACTGGAAGCAGTACTCCATGGTTCAGGTGCGCAATGATCAAGAGAAAACGACCCAGTTCGAGCTCGTGCCGTCAAAGTATCCACCGCTCTACTTTTCGCGCGTTAAGAACTATCACCAGGAATCGGAAGGACCACTGAAGTAG
- the LOC125956754 gene encoding GDP-mannose 4,6 dehydratase: protein MEGCSAVPDRERKVALITGITGQDGSYLAEFLLDKGYQVHGIIRRASTFNTSRIEHLYADPQTHREGKMKLHYGDMTDSSALVKIIAAVRPTEIYNLAAQSHVKISFDLSEYTAEVDAVGTLRLLDAIRTVGLEKAVRFYQASTSELYGKVVETPQNEKTPFYPRSPYACAKMYGYWIVINYREAYDMFACNGILFNHESPRRGENFVTRKITRSVAKISLGQQECVELGNLDSKRDWGHAKDYVEAMWLMMQQEKPEDFVIATGETHSVREFVEKSFEYIGRTIEWRGTGVDEVGVEKGTETVRVRINPKFFRPTEVDLLLGDASKAKQQLGWAPKVTFLQLIADMMAADIELMKNNPKA, encoded by the exons ATGGAGGGCTGTTCTGCCGTGCCGGATCGCGAACGAAAGGTGGCGCTGATAACGGGGATAACCGGTCAA GATGGTTCCTATTTGGCAGAGTTCCTACTCGATAAAGGCTACCAAGTGCATGGCATCATCCGACGGGCGAGCACATTCAACACCTCGCGGATCGAGCATCTCTATGCGGACCCCCAAACGCACCGAGAAGGCAAAATGAAGCTGCACTACGGGGACATGACCGACAGTAGCGCCCTGGTGAAGATCATCGCAGCAGTGCGGCCCACGGAAATCTACAATTTGGCCGCACAGAGCCACGTGAAGATTTCTTTCGATCTCAGCGAGTACACGGCGGAAGTGGATGCCGTCGGTACGTTGCGGCTGCTGGATGCCATTCGAACGGTGGGGCTGGAGAAAGCGGTACGCTTCTACCAAGCATCCACCTCCGAGCTGTACGGCAAAGTGGTCGAGACGCCCCAGAACGAGAAAACTCCCTTCTATCCCCGCTCCCCGTATGCATGTGCCAAGATGTACGGATACTGGATCGTGATCAATTACCGCGAGGCGTACGATATGTTTGCCTGCAACGGGATTCTCTTCAACCATGAATCGCCCCGACGCGGAGAGAATTTTGTGACCCGTAAGATCACTCGTTCGGTCGCGAAGATATCGCTCGGGCAGCAGGAATGCGTCGAGCTGGGTAATCTCGATTCCAAGCGAGACTGGGGTCACGCGAAGGACTATGTGGAGGCGATGTGGCTGATGATGCAGCAGGAGAAACCGGAAGACTTTGTCATTGCCACCGGCGAGACACATTCGGTGCGCGAGTTCGTGGAGAAGTCTTTCGAGTATATTGGCCGGACGATCGAGTGGCGCGGAACGGGCGTGGATGAGGTTGGCGTCGAGAAGGGCACGGAAACGGTACGTGTGCGCATCAATCCCAAATTTTTCCGACCAACGGAGGTCGATTTGCTGCTTGGCGATGCCAGCAAGGCGAAGCAACAGTTGGGCTGGGCGCCCAAGGTTACATTCCTACAGCTGATCGCTGACATGATGGCGGCCGATATTGAGCTGATGAAGAATAATCCCAAGGCCTAA
- the LOC125956783 gene encoding 40S ribosomal protein S15Aa has product MVRISVLADALKCINNAEKRGKRQVLIRPNSKVVIKFLTVMMKHGYIGEFEIVDDHRSGKVVVNLTGRLNKAGIISPRFDVKLHDIERWTNDLLPSRQFGYVVLTTSGGIMDHEEARRKHLGGKILGYFF; this is encoded by the exons ATGGTCCGCATCAGTGTACTGGCCGATGCCCTGAAGTGCATCAACAACGCAGAGAAGCGCGGCAAGCGCCAGGTGCTGATCCGTCCGAACTCGAAGGTCGTGATCAAGTTCCTGACCGTGATGATGAAGCACGGTTATATCGGCGAGTTCGAGATCGTGGATGATCATCGCAGCGGAAAGGTCGTGGTCAATCTGACTGGTCGCCTCAACAAGGCCGGTATCATCTCGCCTCGCTTCGACGTCAAACTGCACGACATCGAGCGCTGGACCAACGATCTGTTGCCGTCGCGTCAGTTTGG ATACGTGGTTCTCACCACCAGCGGTGGCATCATGGATCACGAGGAGGCTCGCCGGAAACATCTGGGAGGTAAAATCCTTGGCTACTTCTTCTAG
- the LOC125956786 gene encoding uncharacterized protein LOC125956786 produces the protein MTVFNRTVVIKWALGFAVLIIFLNLLNSTLDLYPFPTATGRFGFWPNRTHTSGERLNATFAKTNGSLPFTTNVTTERPIGPTSVPGAGSNKEEDAPQESINTFTFDICPPIPPNLEGPINVDTTNEPLNVIEDRYRNKLQPGGQYKPPDCMARNRVAIIVPYRDREQQLPIFLKNIHQLLMKQQLDYGIYIVEQTPGLSFNRAALMNIGFTEAMKQRNWECMIFHDIDLLPLDDRNLYTCPDQPRHMSVAVDTLGFKLPYAKIFGGVSAINVKQFRKVNGYSNSFWGWGGEDDDLSNRLNYFGLHIARYPISIARYQMLRHKQDKANPKRYELLGHGEERYDSDGLNSLHYRLLDLIKKPLYTWIHTEIAPDPVQDLPNRPKMTKKADPYGFAKDFLAGGISAAVSKTAVAPIERVKLLLQVQAASKQIAVDQQYKGIVDCFVRIPKEQGIGAFWRGNLANVIRYFPTQALNFAFKDVYKQVFLGGVDKNTQFWRYFLGNLGSGGAAGATSLCFVYPLDFARTRLGADVGRGPGQREYNGLLDCLKKTVKSDGIIGLYRGFNVSVQGIIIYRAAYFGCFDTAKGMLPDPKNTSIFVSWAIAQVVTTASGIISYPFDTVRRRMMMQSGRAKADIMYKNTLDCWVKIGKQEGSGAFFKGAFSNVLRGTGGALVLVFYDEVKALLG, from the exons ATGACGGTCTTCAATCGCACGGTTGTTATCAAGTGGGCTTTGGGATTCGCtgttttgatcatttttctCAATCTGCTCAATTCCACACTGGATCTGTACCCCTTTCCTACTGCAACAGGACGTTTTGG GTTTTGGCCAAACAGAACGCACACTAGCGGAGAGAGGTTAAACGCAACCTTTGCTAAAACAAACGGTTCTCTTCCTTTCACGACAAATGTAACAACTGAACGGCCGATTGGGCCGACCTCTGTTCCCGGTGCTGGTTCCAACAAGGAAGAAGATGCTCCCCAAGAATCAATCAATACGTTTACCTTCGATATTTGTCCTCCTATTCCTCCAAATCTTG AGGGGCCAATCAATGTAGATACCACTAACGAACCGCTAAACGTGATAGAAGATCGGTACAGAAACAAACTACAACCTGGAGGACAGTATAAACCTCCTGATTGCATGGCGCGAAATCGAGTAGCCATTATTGTTCCATATCGTGATCGCGAGCAGCAGTTGCCAATCTTCCTCAAGAATATACACCAGCTTCTCATGAAACAACAGCTCGATTATGGAATTTACATCGTTGAGCAAACGCCTGGATTATCGTTTAACAGAGCTGCTCTTATGAATATCGGCTTTACGGAGGCTATGAAGCAGCGAAACTGGGAGTGTATGATATTTCATGATATCGATCTGTTACCGTTGGATGATCGTAACCTCTATACTTGCCCCGATCAACCGCGCCACATGTCGGTGGCGGTAGATACGCTTGGTTTTAAGCTGCCTTACGCAAAAATCTTCGGTGGTGTCTCTGCCATCAACGTAAAACAATTCCGGAAGGTGAACGGATATTCTAACTCCTTTTGGGGCTGGGGAGGTGAAGATGACGACTTGTCAAACAG GTTGAATTATTTTGGCTTGCACATTGCACGTTATCCTATTAGTATAGCACGGTACCAGATGCTGCGTCATAAACAGGATAAAGCGAATCCAAAAAG GTACGAGCTATTAGGACACGGTGAAGAGCGCTACGACAGTGATGGGTTAAACTCGCTGCACTATCGACTATTAGACCTTATAAAGAAGCCTCTTTATACGTGGATTCACACAGAGATTGCACCAGAT CCAGTGCAAGATCTACCAAATCGACCGAAAATGACCAAGAAAGCCGATCCCTATGGTTTCGCCAAGGATTTCCTGGCCGGTGGTATCTCCGCCGCTGTCTCGAAAACGGCCGTTGCCCCGATCGAGCGcgtcaagctgctgctgcaggtccAGGCTGCCTCCAAGCAGATCGCCGTCGACCAGCAGTACAAAG GTATCGTCGATTGCTTCGTTCGTATCCCGAAGGAGCAGGGTATTGGTGCTTTCTGGCGCGGTAACTTGGCCAACGTGATCCGGTACTTCCCGACCCAGGCGCTGAACTTCGCCTTCAAGGATGTGTACAAACAGGTGTTCCTCGGAGGTGTCGACAAGAACACCCAGTTCTGGCGCTACTTCCTCGGAAACCTCGGAtccggcggtgctgctggtgccacgtCGCTGTGCTTCGTCTACCCGCTCGACTTCGCCCGTACCCGTCTGGGTGCTGACGTTGGCCGCGGCCCCGGCCAGCGCGAGTACAACGGTCTGCTCGACTGTTTGAAGAAGACCGTCAAGTCGGACGGCATCATCGGTCTGTACCGTGGCTTCAACGTGTCCGTCcagggcatcatcatctatcGTGCAGCCTacttcggttgcttcgatacCGCCAAGGGAATGCTGCCGGACCCGAAGAACACCTCGATCTTCGTATCGTGGGCCATCGCACAG GTTGTGACGACGGCTTCTGGTATTATTTCGTATCCATTCGACACTGTCCGACGACGCATGATGATGCAGTCTGGCCGTGCCAAGGCTGATATCATGTACAAGAACACTCTCGACTGCTGGGTCAAGATCGGCAAGCAGGAAGGTTCGGGCGCCTTCTTCAAGGGTGCGTTCTCCAACGTCCTGCGTGGTACCGGTGGCGCGCTGGTGCTCGTCTTCTACGACGAAGTTAAGGCCCTGCTGGGTTAA
- the LOC125955676 gene encoding bromodomain-containing protein DDB_G0280777-like, with protein MMASSKTLSAELISFYRNTREAQSNHAESEKEAELRAQIQQKQTFLQSLKRLVSGMNNLYHGIQAGNEESVRGRQIIKESNTIAQRLIENYNSQLELTWQMRTNRLLSDCDGDRERRAQQKMARMLEVVRVQEQVIAELRSSRRLMEVEKSKQMALTLQQEIADIDRDFVRAKQEYRQEEDRICRTLADLCASIGEEMLRRQELNAMPIDPKQQQQQQQQQHQQLENGGCSDPAFSEVINAIVNTHEGENGSLQHEGEVSLMLLNESTSKYSFELEFKNPNDFPDLLKIMQPASTSYEKMVKKCEQSADTTQNRTKKNQSKKQSRISGQQEKVGNGRSAEPPKKKQKQNDFKAQFGAGSTKEALEGQNDQENHRPLAGEKIASSLKTPAKSSNRLVKTQDSNVGENHQQDQRTLRKRKALEPAMERSQAAQIPRKESKQKTAPAVTTAKPDSIFKEPLPVASFTASGSKRKPKSQAIVQKVPVKKPARVDEVIKQDRPMKPANVAEVQHEEDFLSPKKRSSSQFALQGTSNRAMVQDEEVFLSPDNEPSKDTPSDTPPENLLESDEQHPMGETQNSNSSIIMEESMSSGSMDFMLPSSSGEFDINLSPEQPSNFDNDLDFLNDFSTSNAGRKGAAGSRKTNDPDEPVESAGFDFAFDDGLSSEQLDQQDLF; from the exons ATGATGGCGAGCAGCAAAACATTGTCGGCAGAGTTAATCTCTTTTTACCGA AATACCAGAGAAGCGCAATCAAATCATgcagaaagcgaaaaagaggCGGAATTACGGGCCCAAAttcaacaaaagcaaaccttCCTGCAAAGTCTCAAGCGTCTCGTATCGG GTATGAACAATCTGTACCATGGGATACAGGCTGGAAATGAAGAGTCGGTACGTGGAAGGCAGATCATCAAGGAGAGTAATACTATCGCCCAGCGCTTGATCGAGAACTATAATAGCCAACTGGAGTTGACATGGCAGATGCGAACGAACCGGCTGCTCAGTGATTGCGACGGTGATCGAGAGCGACGTGCCCAGCAAAAGATGGCACGCATGCTTGAGGTCGTGCGGGTGCAGGAACAGGTAATTGCCGAGTTGCGTAGCTCGCGCCGCTTGATGGAGGTGGAGAAGAGCAAACAAATGGCCCTCACGTTACAGCAAGAAATAGCGGACATTGACCGGGACTTTGTCCGTGCTAAGCAAGAGTACAGACAAGAGGAGGATCGCATTTGTCGCACACTCGCTGATCTGTGTGCATCGATCGGGGAGGAAATGCTTCGCCGGCAGGAGTTGAATGCGATGCCAATCGAtccgaagcaacagcagcaacaacaacagcaacagcaccagcaactggAAAATGGTGGTTGTTCCGATCCGGCTTTCAGTGAGGTAATCAATGCTATTGTTAATACGCACGAGGGTGAGAATGGGTCGCTGCAGCACGAGGGTGAGGTGTCGCTCATGTTGCTGAATGAGTCGACGAGCAAGTATTCGTTCGAGTTGGAATTCAAGAACCCAAACGATTTCCCTGACCTACTGAAAATcatgcagccagccagcaccagttACGAGAAGATGGTTAAAAAGTGCGAACAATCGGCAGATACGACCCAAAATCGTACGaagaaaaatcaatccaaaaaGCAATCGCGAATCAGTGGTCAGCAAGAAAAAGTCGGCAATGGCAGAAGTGCTGAGCCTccgaagaaaaagcaaaagcaaaacgatttcAAAGCACAATTCGGTGCGGGGTCGACTAAAGAAGCCCTAGAAGGACAGAATGACCAAGAAAATCATCGTCCACTCGCTGGCGAGAAGATAGCCTCTTCTCTTAAAACTCCAGCAAAGAGTTCAAATAGATTGGTCAAAACTCAGGATTCAAATGTTGGAGAAAACCATCAGCAGGACCAGCGTACGTTGCGCAAACGTAAAGCATTAGAACCCGCCATGGAGAGGTCACAAGCGGCCCAAATCCCTAGAAAGGAGTCCAAGCAGAAGACCGCACCCGCAGTGACTACTGCTAAGCCTGACAGCATCTTCAAGGAACCCTTACCGGTTGCATCTTTTACTGCAAGCGGCTCCAAACGGAAGCCAAAATCACAAGCAATTGTACAGAAAGTACCTGTTAAGAAACCTGCACGGGTTGACGAAGTTATTAAACAGGATCGACCCATGAAGCCAGCCAATGTGGCTGAGGTACAGCACGAGGAGGACTTTTTGAGCCCGAAGAAACGGTCATCGAGCCAATTTGCACTTCAAGGTACATCGAACAGGGCTATGGTTCAGGACGAAGAGGTTTTCTTGAGCCCTGATAATGAGCCGTCGAAGGACACACCATCAGACACTCCCCCAGAGAATCTACTGGAAAGCGATGAGCAACATCCAATgggagaaacacaaaacagcaacagcagcatcattatgGAAGAATCCATGAGCAGCGGTTCGATGGATTTTATGCTCCCCAGTTCAAGCGGTGAGTTTGATATAAACCTTTCACCGGAGCAACCGAGCAACTTCGATAACGATTTGGACTTTCTGAACGATTTTTCTACCAGCAATGCTGGAAGAAAAGGAGCTGCTGGGAGTCGTAAAACGAATGATCCTGACGAACCGGTCGAGTCGGCTGGTTTTGATTTCGCTTTCGACGACGGTCTGTCTTCTGAGCAATTGGATCAGCAGGATTTGTTctaa
- the LOC125956747 gene encoding isovaleryl-CoA dehydrogenase, mitochondrial, with protein sequence MSVIRNLATASRRLLATSRLRPPTTTTPGGAILVQCRSMQHYPIDENLFGLTEEQQQLRQTVFNFAQKELAPFAQEIDKQNEFKELRSFWRKLGDLGVLGVTVKPDYGGLGGSYLDHCIVNEEISRASGSIALSYGAHSNLCVNQIHRHGTEEQKQRYLPKLCNGEHIGALAMSEAGSGSDVVSMKLRADKQGDYYVLNGNKFWITNGSVADTYVIYAKTDASAKPQHGITAFIVERGTAGFTQGPKLDKLGIRGSPTSELIFEDVKVPVGNVLGGLNKGVYVLMSGLDLERLVLAAGPVGLMQAACDVAFEYAHVRKQFNTRIGEFQLLQGKMADMYTTMNACRAYLYSVARACDAGHANPKDCAGVILYCAEKATQIALDAIQILGGNGYINDYPTGRIMRDCKLYEIGAGTSEIRRMLIGRALNKEYQ encoded by the exons ATGTCTGTAATACGTAACTTGGCAACGGCCTCCCGCCGTCTGTTGGCCACTAGCCGACTCcgaccacccaccaccaccacccctggtGGGGCCATCCTCGTTCAGTGTCGCTCAATGCAGCACTATCCGATCGACGAGAACCTTTTCGGATTGACCGAGGAACAACAGCAG CTACGCCAAACCGTGTTCAACTTTGCGCAGAAAGAGCTCGCACCGTTCGCTCAGGAAATCGATAAGCAGAATGAGTTCAA GGAACTTCGCAGCTTCTGGCGCAAGCTAGGCGATCTCGGTGTGCTGGGTGTAACGGTGAAGCCCGATTACGGTGGACTCGGCGGTTCCTACCTCGATCACTGTATCGTGAACGAAGAAATTTCTCGTGCTTCCGGCTCGATCGCGCTGTCCTATGGTGCCCATTCGAATCTGTGTGTCAACCAGATACACCGTCACGGAACTGAGGAGCAAAAGCAACGTTATCTACCCAAGCTATGCAATGGTGAGCATATCGGGGCACTGGCCATGTCCGAGGCCGGCTCGGGCAGTGACGTGGTATCGATGAAGCTGCGTGCCGATAAGCAGGGCGATTACTACGTACTGAACGGGAACAAGTTTTGGATTACGAACGGTTCCGTCGCGGACACGTACGTAATTTACGCGAAAACGGACGCTAGCGCCAAACCACAGCATGGCATTACGGCGTTCATCGTGGAACGTGGAACGGCCGGATTCACGCAGGGACCCAAGCTTGACAAACTGGGCATCCGGGGCAGCCCGACCAGTGAGCTCATCTTTGAGGATGTGAAGGTGCCGGTCGGGAACGTGCTTGGTGGACTGAACAAGGGTGTCTACGTGCTGATGTCGGGATTGGATCTGGAACGGTTGGTGTTAGCGGCCGGACCGGTCGGTCTGATGCAGGCCGCCTGTGACGTGGCGTTCGAGTATGCGCACGTGCGCAAGCAGTTCAATACGCGCATCGGCGAgtttcagctgctgcaggGCAAGATGGCAGACATGTACACGACGATGAATGCTTGCCGAGCGTACCTGTACTCTGTGGCTCGTGCTTGCGATGCGGGTCACGCGAATCCCAAGGATTGCGCCGGGGTCATACTGTACTGTGCCGAGAAGGCAACGCAGATAGCGCTCGATGCGATCCAGATCCTTGGTGGCAATGGGTACATCAACGATTACCCCACCGGCCGTATCATGCGTGACTGCAAGCTGTACGAGATCGGTGCCGGAACGTCGGAAATCCGACGAATGCTGATCGGACGCGCACTCAACAAGGAATACCAGTAA
- the LOC125956761 gene encoding uncharacterized protein LOC125956761, with protein MNGSIMIKCEPFSEEVELLNRLVANDDHQRQQQEQEQLQDQELRTFCSYKLKLADETIALLESQEIDIECLRKMRLEDVDVLFEGRPLGPKILFREALLEWREEIGLPCRSLRWLSTHKRSAESEDSADSQASQPKRVPSSSGMTVAASLWDECTQQQQSSLLAQEKDTISNRMPTVSYQSFRWPMSPVTLKDILNSSTLGRNILAVGELGVLSKSMQCQLTAIIIAYHMEFETKLSTPQLENYAYCISTLLPHENPLSYHIPRGPNRRNPGGSLYSRFINQKISQKALAIGNSVAAS; from the exons atgaaTGGCAGCATAATGATCAAATGTGAACCGTTTAGCGAAGAGGTAGAGCTGCTGAACAGGCTGGTGGCGAACGATGatcaccagcggcagcaacaggaacaggaacagctGCAAGACCAGGAACTGCGTACGTTTTGCAGCTACAAGCTGAAGCTGGCGGATGAGACCATCGCGCTGCTGGAAT CACAAGAGATCGATATTGAGTGTCTGCGGAAGATGCGCCTGGAGGATGTGGACGTGCTGTTCGAGGGGAGACCGTTGGGGCCAAAAATTCTGTTTCGAGAGGCGTTACTTGAGTGGCGCGAAGAGATCGGTCTACCCTGTAGAAGCCTCCGATGGCTGTCGACCCACAAGCGATCCGCAGAATCCGAGGACAGTGCCGATTCTCAAGCAAGCCAACCAAAGCGTGTACCTTCTTCCTCGGGCATGACGGTGGCAGCTTCGCTCTGGGATGAGTgtacgcaacagcaacaatcaaGTCTGCTAGCGCAGGAGAAGGACACAATATCCAACCGCATGCCAACGGTTTCCTATCAATCTTTCCGCTGGCCCATGTCACCGGTCACGCTAAAGGATATTCTCAATAGTAGCACACTAGGACGGAACATATTGGCCGTCGGAGAGCTCGGCGTACTGAGTAAATCGATGCAGTGCCAACTGACGGCAATCATCATCGCCTACCACATGGAGTTTGAGACGAAGCTCAGCACACCGCAGCTGGAAAACTATGCCTACTGCATCTCCACCTTGTTGCCACACGAAAATCCC TTATCGTATCACATTCCACGTGGCCCGAATCGGCGCAATCCGGGCGGGTCGCTGTACTCGAGGTTCATTAACCAAAAAATTAGTCAAAAAGCCCTCGCCATTGGCAATTCGGTGGCAGCTTCTTAA